A genomic stretch from Gopherus evgoodei ecotype Sinaloan lineage chromosome 18, rGopEvg1_v1.p, whole genome shotgun sequence includes:
- the MFAP2 gene encoding microfibrillar-associated protein 2 encodes MRALCLILLCLPAVLLAQGQYDLEGPPYLDQLQYSQYDPQLDNQDYYDYQDVTQSSPEEQFQYQSQQQTQQEIIPAPTPDFPETEPTEPGPLDCREEQYPCTRLYSVHKPCKQCLNEICFYSLRRVYVINKEICVRTVCAHEELLRADLCRDKFSKCGVLATSGLCQTMATSCARSCGGC; translated from the exons ATGAGAGCCCTCTGTCTCATCCTGCTGTGTCTGCCAG CAGTGCTCCTGGCCCAGGGACAGTACGATCTCGAAGGACCTCCTTATCTTGACCAGCTGCAGTATTCCCAGTACGACCCTCAGTTAG acaATCAAGATTACTATGACTATCAAG ATGTCACCCAGAGCTCTCCCGAAGAGCAGTTCCAGTACCAGTCCCAGCAACAGACCCAGCAGGAGATCATCCCAGCGCCAACCCCAG ATTTTCCCGAGACCGAACCCACAGAACCTGGACCTCTTG ATTGCCGGGAGGAGCAGTATCCCTGCACTAGGCTCTACTCGGTCCACAAGCCCTGCAAGCAGTGCCTGAACGAGATCTGCTTCTACAG CCTTCGCCGGGTGTACGTTATTAACAAGGAGATCTGTGTCCGTACTGTGTGCGCCCACGAAGAGCTGCTCCGAG CTGACCTGTGTCGCGACAAGTTCTCCAAATGCGGCGTGCTGGCAACCAGTGGCCTCTGCCAGACTATGGCTACCTCCTGCGCCAGAAGCTGTGGCGGCTGCTAA